From the genome of Nicotiana tabacum cultivar K326 chromosome 17, ASM71507v2, whole genome shotgun sequence:
ATATGAAACAAGAACTAACACTTAACCACCTTTTTTTCTCTTCCACTTGGCTCTTCTTTGGGAATTGGTTCACAAAAAGATAACGTGGGCTTGTGCGATTACTCGACTAAAAGGGAAAAGAATCTGAGACGAAATTTTTATCAATGGGTCATATAATCAATAACTATTGCTAAAATGAACAGCCTACTTTCCATAACAATATAATGCCAATATTTAAGTGCTGAGATTAAAGAAACACTGACCGATATGatgtttgattaattaatttgcGAGCACTAGCAATAATAATCTGTCAGCTAAAatggaaataattaaatgataactTGCAGAACCCTGAAGTATCAAAACGAAATCATAAATCAGAAACCATTATTATGAGTTTTGACTACACACAAACCAACCGACCTTGCGGCAGTGGGATATGACTTGATAGTCCCCTATGTATATATTTCTTGTTTAATATGTTGGGGTTACTGCTCGTACTCTTAGTGGTAATCTAACCCCAATACTACTCATACTAAATACTCCCTTATTTCATAATCACTGAACTTGTAAACTAACAGGCACTAAAACAAAAGGATGAAGCTAATCTGCAGAATAAAGTCCATTCTCCAACTTCTCTTCATATTTGGATCACAATTTCAGTTGCAGATCTTGCTGCTCTCTCCAGTGGCCGAAGACAATTTCATCCAAGGCAAATTGTAGTCCACAGTTTTCGTCATTTTCCCATGGGACCCAGAAATATCAGCATTCTCGTCTGGACCCCTTTTTTTCTTGTTCTCTTTCAGTAACACACCAAATAGTTTCAGAGTATCACCCTTTTCGTCATCATCTTGATCATCGTTACTACCTTGTTCTTCTAAATCTTTAACAGCTCCAATTACCTCCTTGACCAACTCCCCATGGCTGGACCCTGAGGTTCCTTGGCTCATGATACGGTTGATCATGTCAGGTGCAACCTTCACATACTGATTCAAGAAAGCCACTAGCTCGTCACACTGTTTTTTGGCCTGCGCGAGCTCAGAGCTCAGCATCTGGTTGTCTTTCTTTAGCTTCTCGTTTTCGTCCGACAAGTCTGTGAATTGGGACTTTCCCGGGGTATCAACAGACCCCGGGTTCTTCGAGTCAGGGGAAGAGGTGGAACTTGAACCTAAGTCTTCCCCAGAATTGTCCGGAGATGCTGATGTGCCTGGAGCCACGGACTTTCCACCAGCTGGGGTCGGTGTCACGGTTTTCCGACGGCGTATTGCTGTGAGGAGCTCCTTCTGTCCTCTTTTGAAGTTCTGGTTGGCGAATTCCCATTTGTCTGGCACAATCTTTCGGAAGCCCTGCAAATATAGGCAAAGTCAATATATTGAGTGTCATGATAAAATCGAGATGTTTTTGTGACCAAAAACAGTCGCAATGTTATAGGAATCCAAGTTATCTTCGCAATAGTCCTTTTGCAATTTGTATATAAGCTATGGCGCTGAGCTGTTGCTATTCACCAACACACCTTACTCCTTGGTGAAAAAGATTGCTCTTTTGGGTGAATATAATGTTGAAAAAACGTACAATCCTCTCAATCAACATACATTATTATGAATTTGATGTTTGCAAGTGGCATCAAAGCGAGACACATGCATTTAAGGGAGTGATCTAGTGATCCATAAAGTGGGTTGAAATTTGAGGTTCAAATCCCGACATATGCATAAATACTAATAGATGATTTTTTCCTATCTATCAAAGTCTTAATGGATAGAATTATTCGGTACCTATGTTGGTTGTAGGCAAGAATGCACTTAGAAAAAGCAAGATGAGTTTCTTGGAGTATGATTCAATTAGGCAACTACCTtgttttttctcttattttcttcttaattttattttaataattatcgaCTGCTTTATTACCTCTTTGTTGAGAGTGTGAACGTTAGCCTTTTTTGCTTCTAGAGGGTTAGACTAGGTAAAAGAGCTATACAAACGCCTTAAAAATAGACTAAAACCACTTAGGAAGATTGGGATGATTACAATAGCCCCTAACTTACGCGAAAGCAATGCAGCTAAAATTGACCAACTAATGTTCACACTGCAGATTTTCATTTTATCAACCTCATTTCTCCGACCACTGGGTGGTTAGGAAGGTTCACCCTTTTTTCTCCGCCGTTAAATTGGaatattgaaaaaaataagtAGGCATTAGAAAACGTTTTGCTAAAGACAAAGAAAAAGTATACTTAGAGCTGAAGTACAAGAGAGTATTCgaaagttaaaacatgaatttttttggaaagaaagttGTAGATCTATGAGTAAAAACAATTATTTCACTTAAAATAGAATATCACCAATATTTTTAATAGCCAAATCTTGTAATTCTGAACTTCAAAATATAATAAtgttaaaatattatatttatgaaaaaacaaaaatatctcTGAACATATTCCAGCTACTGATAGGACAATTTTAATATGTATGTGAACACATGATTTCAATGTAGTTCACACCCTAATTGAGGTGATATAGACCGTTTACACTAATACAAGCACCATTCCACGGCTTAAATCGATTATACAAAGACAACTTTTTCGTTAATTGAAAATTTCCCTTCTGTTTTGTCATATATATCATCACTTAATTAAAATTGAATAATATACTCACTTTGAATTGTAAACGtttaaaattaaatacataaTATGAACAGGATATGCCTTTTTCTCTCATCGAAAGGGTACAAtatcgctatttctaaaaaattgaacgaaaaaaaaaaacatatttaatCTGTGACAGAATATGGTAATTACTTCACACTTTAGGCCTCAGTAAAAGATGAAATATCCATTTGATACCAAATCGTTCGGAGTAGATTTCTAGAAGTTCCCGAAAGCATCCGAAACTATGTTTTCAGTATAGTATCTATTTTCTATACCTAAGAAAGGGACTTTTGGAGCCAAGCAAATATTCCATGTTGGAAGGAATCATATCTTTTTCTCTATATTTACATATTTCTTTGTTATCCAATCGGAAATTGTAATTGATTAAAAGAAATTCTGCACCCAATTAATGAACAGCTCAAGCAATAGAACCGatctattcaaaaaaaaaaaaaaaaaattatataaggaTATTATAAGCAGAAAATTACATGTGGAAACTAAGATGATGATGTGAACAGTAAAtaaatttatataatcaagaattTAATCACTGATAagcaatttaaagagaaaattaaaattaaaagaggAGAAGGTAGGAACGTACATAGGTGTTAAGCTGACGAACGAAGCTGGAGAAATTGTTGTGCTTAAAGTAAGTGGGCAGCAAATCCTTTGCAAATTCAGCAGTTTTCCAGACTACAAAAGTAGTGCCACTCTCGTTCCAAGATACGACGTCGTCGGTGGTCGCATCATCTACCAATTGGTACGTCTTCGTCAGAAACGGCGCCGGAACTGTCCTCTGCGACATCCCCCTGTATTCCTCTGTTTCTCTAAACGTCTATGAACTTACACAAAACTCTTTTGAAGATTTGGGCTAATTATGAGTTagttgaaaatgaaaatgaaattaaTTGAGAAGATCCTAGCTAGGGAAAATTAGAAGGAGCAATAACTGAAAAGCAAAAGGGCAGTGAGGAATTCCCAATCCCAAACATAGAAACCGAAGAGAAAAACCATAGAATGAACAAGGTTGTTTTTGGGGCGACTGGTGGCGATCTTAGTTTCTTCCATTGGCTCCTACTTTGCCAATCTTCACCAAGAACAACACGACCATAACTATCTTTGGCTAAATCTAAAGCTCTGGAATTTTCAGCCTTTTCAGTTTTCTCTCTTCTTTAAACTTGGACGTGACTTTACTATAGAATAATGGAACTGCACAGAAGAAGAAATATTAGTGGTTGCTAGTAGTAGGAAATGGTAGAGAAAAGATGAAGGGACAGCAAATATAATACGGAGTTTCTAGAAATATTTAGAAGACTTTTCTGGAGAGGAACAAAGTCTAAGACAGGCCCATACCAAAAGAAAATTACGCGCTTTTGTCGCATAGTGACAGGTTacctctttttttccttcttctctttttcttagtTTAAATTAATGAAATGCGTAGAAATCCACTAGGAGCAAAAGTGGGTGACTAATTTCTTATTGAGAAGGTTCCATAAATTGATAGATACCAACAATTTGATAGATAAGTGTTAGTGTTTAATTTCAATTCATTAGGTGATGCATATTCATATTTTTTGTATGGCAAAGttggtttttctttttgggtCCGAGAATATCAAACTAATCTTAAAACATACAGTGgcatatttatatttaataaaGTTTGTAGCCTCGTGATTAATAAGGTGAATAGAGTATCATTAGGTTTTGGGTCCAAATTTAAATGAAGATAAAAAATAataggttttttatttttatttgtttaagtATTGTGGATAGAATTATTTGACATTTATACTGATGGAAGGCAACATATTTATAATAAATTTAGTTAAGGTGCATACAAATTGACccgaatattattattattattgtagtgTTATATTATAATTAAAATAGGGAAACTATTAGATATGTCCATTTTTAAGTAACTTATTACAAAAATTAGCCAATTCACTAAATGTTATTAATATTAGCCAAATGTTATCAATATtaaccaattagctatttgtagctaAAAAAGTCAAatctttgctttcttttgagtgagtgttattagaatagattgggtacatcttaaggagtttgaatctcagttttgggatgatttggcggAGTTTtaaggtggtttgaattgaaaattcgaagtagaagatgaaatatggaaaaaaaaatgatgtgtatcatattggtatcatatttgtataaaatgtg
Proteins encoded in this window:
- the LOC107766665 gene encoding heat shock factor protein HSF24-like, encoding MSQRTVPAPFLTKTYQLVDDATTDDVVSWNESGTTFVVWKTAEFAKDLLPTYFKHNNFSSFVRQLNTYGFRKIVPDKWEFANQNFKRGQKELLTAIRRRKTVTPTPAGGKSVAPGTSASPDNSGEDLGSSSTSSPDSKNPGSVDTPGKSQFTDLSDENEKLKKDNQMLSSELAQAKKQCDELVAFLNQYVKVAPDMINRIMSQGTSGSSHGELVKEVIGAVKDLEEQGSNDDQDDDEKGDTLKLFGVLLKENKKKRGPDENADISGSHGKMTKTVDYNLPWMKLSSATGESSKICN